A portion of the Bubalus kerabau isolate K-KA32 ecotype Philippines breed swamp buffalo chromosome 1, PCC_UOA_SB_1v2, whole genome shotgun sequence genome contains these proteins:
- the RBM22 gene encoding pre-mRNA-splicing factor RBM22 isoform X1, whose translation MATSLGSNTYNRQNWEDADFPILCQTCLGENPYIRMTKEKYGKECKICARPFTVFRWCPGVRMRFKKTEVCQTCSKLKNVCQTCLLDLEYGLPIQVRDAGLSFKDDMPKSDVNKEYYTQNMEREISNSDGTRPVGMLGKATSTSDMLLKLARTTPYYKRNRPHICSFWVKGECKRGEECPYRHEKPTDPDDPLADQNIKDRYYGINDPVADKLLKRASTMPRLDPPEDKTITTLYVGGLGDTITETDLRNHFYQFGEIRTITVVQRQQCAFIQFATRQAAEVAAEKSFNKLIVNGRRLNVKWGRSQAARGKEKEKDGTTDSGIKLEPVPGLPGALPPPPAAEEEASANYFNLPPSGPPAVVNIALPPPPGIAPPPPPGFGPHMFHPMGPPPPFMRAPGPIHYPSQDPQRMGAHAGKHSSP comes from the exons acCAAAGAAAAGTATGGGAAGGAATGCAAA ATCTGTGCCAGGCCATTCACAGTGTTTCGCTGGTGCCCTGGGGTCCGCATGCGTTTCAAGAAGACTGAAGTGTGCCAGACCTGCAGTAAATTGAAGAATGTCTGTCAGACCTGCCTCTTAGACCTAGAATATG GTCTGCCCATCCAGGTTCGTGATGCAGGATTGTCTTTTAAGGATGACATGCCAAAGTCCGACGTCAACAAAGAGTACTACACACAGAATATGGAGAGAGAG ATTTCCAACTCTGATGGAACGCGGCCAGTTGGCATGTTGGGGAAAGCCACATCCACCAGTGACATGCTGCTCAAACTGGCCCGGACCACACCCTACTACAAAAGGAATCGACCGCACATTTGCTCCTTCTGGGTGAAAGGAGAATGTAAGAGAGGAGAGGAGTGTCCATACAG ACATGAAAAACCAACAGATCCAGATGACCCCCTTGCTGATCAGAACATTAAAGACCGATATTATGGAATCAATGACCCTGTGGCAGATAAACTCTTGAAGCGGGCTTCAACAATGCCACGTCTAGACCCACCAGAGGACAAGACTATCACCACACTGTATGTTGGTGGTCTGGGCGATACTATTACTGAGACCGATCTAAG GAATCACTTCTATCAGTTTGGAGAGATCCGGACCATCACTGTTGTGCAAAGACAGCAGTGTGCTTTCATCCAGTTTGCTACAAGGCAGGCTGCAGAAGTGGCTGCCGAGAAGTCCTTTAATAAGTTGATTGTCAATGGCCGCAGGCTCAACGTGAAATGGGGAAG GTCCCAGGCagccagagggaaagaaaaggagaaggacGGAACCACAGACTCTGGAATCAAGCTCGAGCCCGTTCCAGGGCTCCCAGGAG ctcttcctcctcctcctgccgcAGAAGAAGAAGCCTCTGCCAACTACTTCAACCTACCCCCTAGTGGTCCTCCGGCCGTGGTGAACATTGCCCTGCCACCCCCACCTGGTATTGCCCCGCCTCCACCCCCAG GTTTTGGGCCACACATGTTCCACCCCATGGGACCACCCCCTCCTTTCATGAGGGCTCCAGGACCAATCCATTATCCTTCTCAGGACCCTCAGAGGATGGGAGCACATGCCGGGAAGCACAGCAGCCCCTAG